In the Oryza glaberrima chromosome 6, OglaRS2, whole genome shotgun sequence genome, one interval contains:
- the LOC127777077 gene encoding glycine-rich cell wall structural protein 2-like produces the protein MSNTKTSLVALLFLLTAQLITAARAPIFVTGIGGGGGGYGSGGGEGNGGYGHVYGYGSGYGFGNGGVGGGGYGGGGGYGSGGGEGNGGYGQGYGYGYGYGSGNGGGGGGGYGGGGGGSYGSGGMGSGYGGGYGSGYDYGGQGGGGGHGGGGGGGSGYGNGGYGSGFGEGYGSGGGVNGGGGSGSGGGGGGGASGYGYGAGYGKGYGYGGGPGGGGGGAGGGGGGGSYNGGTGGYGEGHGSGYGGGGGHGH, from the coding sequence ATGTCTAACACCAAAACTTCACTTGTCGCTCTCCTTTTCCTGCTCACAGCCCAACTTATTACTGCCGCAAGGGCCCCAATCTTTGTGACTGGTattggtggtggaggtggtgggtatggcagcggaggaggagaaggcaatGGTGGATATGGCCATGTTTATGGCTATGGTTCAGGATATGGTTTTGGCAATGGAGGTGTTGGCGGAGGTGGCtatggaggtggaggtgggtatggcagcggaggaggagaaggcaatGGTGGATACGGCCAGGGTTATGGCTATGGTTATGGCTATGGTTCTGGCaatggaggtggtggcggtggtggctacggaggtggtggtggcggcagctaTGGAAGCGGTGGCATGGGTTCAGGGTATGGTGGTGGCTATGGTTCAGGCTATGATTATGGGGGccaaggtggaggtggaggtcatggaggagggggtggtggtggatctGGCTATGGCAACGGTGGCTATGGATCTGGCTTTGGTGAAGGTTATGGCTCAGGAGGAGGTGTAAATggaggtggtggcagcggcagtggtggtggaggaggtggtggagcctCAGGATACGGGTATGGTGCAGGCTATGGCAAAGGATATGGTTACGGTGGTGGTcctggtggtggaggtggtggtgcgggtggcggtgggggaggagggagttACAACGGTGGAACAGGCGGATATGGAGAAGGTCATGGCTCAGGTTACGGGGGTGGTGGCGGACATGGCCATTAA
- the LOC127777102 gene encoding uncharacterized protein LOC127777102, translating into MAAAAAAAAAAEDKFVLRSGVRTGLKREFAFAIASQAALSSTLGRTRSSSSASATPNSKRPRRPPCTPESDPPVLALRAHTPDPDPHTSPRRITRSMLLNPSAPLLHHHPKLQLQPRRFTRSLLSSRTSNSSSSSPSASTSTSKMELKMSKKISFTRIPRNLKDLLATGLLEGHPVKYIMRKGKRAVLRGVIKRVGILCSCSSCKGRTVVSPYYFEVHAGSTKKHPSDYIFLENGNNLHDILRACSDATLDMLQSAIQNAIGPAPKKRTFRCQTCKSSFATLRTGKFALLCDSCLESKGSQNSTRTSKIGRNPTSSARRSKNESPGSKYCNSSARGSKNAFPGVKTTSTGRITRKDKGLHKLAFMSGVLPEGTDVGYYVGGKRLLDGYIKEFGIYCHCCNTVVSPSQFEAHAGRAARRKPYHNIYMSNGVSLHELSVSLSKGRNMSNRQSDDLCSICSDGGELLLCDSCPRAFHRECVGFTTIPRGTWCCRYCENRQQRESSLAYNHNAIAAGRIDGIDPMEQIFTRSIRIATTPVTGFGGCALCRLHDFSKKKFSARTVLLCDQCGREFHIGCLKEHNMADLTALPEGAWYCTADCVRISETLKDLLSRGAEPISSVDVEIIKRKYEQKALNKDGDLDVRWRVLKDKSSADSKLVLSKAVAIFHESFDPIIQIATGRDLIPAMVYGRSVRDQDYTGMHCAVLTVGNTVVSAGLFRVMGSEIAELPLVATSRDSQGLGYFQALFGCIERLLASLKVKHFVLPAADEAESIWTQRFGFVKITQDELREYLKGGRTTVFQGTSTLHKLVPKLDG; encoded by the exons atggcggcggcggcggcggcggcggcggcggcggaggacaagTTCGTCCTGCGCTCCGGCGTCCGCACCGGCCTCAAGCGCGAGTTCGCCTTCGCCATCGCCTCCCAGGCCGCCCTCTCTTCCACCCTCGGCCGCACGCGCTCTTCATCCTCCGCATCTGCCACCCCCAACTCCaagcgcccgcgccgccccccCTGCACGCCGGAATCGGATCCCCCCGTTCTCGCCCTCCGCGCTCACACCCCCGACCCCGATCCCCACACCTCGCCCAGGCGGATCACTCGCTCCATGCTCCTCAACCCCTCCGCcccccttctccaccaccaccccaagCTTCAGCTTCAACCCCGCCGCTTCACCAGGTCACTCTTGTCGTCTCGGACTagcaactcctcctcctcttcaccttctgcctccacctccacctccaagaTGGAGCTCAAGATGTCCAAGAAGATTTCCTTCACTAGGATCCCCAGGAACCTCAAGGACCTGCTCGCCACTGGCTTGCTCGAGGGCCACCCCGTCAAGTACATCATGAGGAAAGGCAAG CGAGCAGTGCTTCGTGGAGTCATTAAACGTGTCGGCATACTGTGCTCTTGTTCCTCCTGCAAAGGACGAACC GTTGTTTCCCCTTATTATTTCGAGGTGCATGCTGGGAGTACTAAAAAGCACCCCTCCGACTACATTTTCCTAGAAAATGGAAACAATCTGCATGATATATTGAGGGCGTGTTCTGATGCTACCTTAGACATGCTGCAATCTGCAATACAGAATGCGATTGGCCCAGCTCCTAAGAAGAGGACATTCAGATGCCAAACTTGCAAAA GTTCATTCGCTACCCTTCGCACTGGGAAATTTGCTTTGTTATGTGATTCATGTCTTGAGTCCAAGGGATCTCAAAACAGTACCAG GACATCAAAGATTGGCCGGAATCCTACTTCCTCTGCTAGGAGATCCAAGAATGAATCCCCAGGTTCAAAGTATTGCAATTCATCTGCTAGGGGATCCAAGAATGCATTCCCAGGAGTGAAGACTACTAGCACAGGAAGGATTACAAGAAA GGATAAGGGATTGCATAAGTTGGCTTTCATGAGTGGTGTTCTGCCAGAGGGTACCGATGTTGGCTACTATGTTGGTGGAAAG AGGTTGTTGGATGGCTACATAAAGGAATTTGGAATCTACTGCCATTGCTGCAACACAGTG GTTAGCCCTTCGCAGTTTGAAGCCCATGCTGGCCGTGCTGCTCGACGCAAACC GTACcacaacatatatatgtcaaATGGTGTTTCATTACATGAACTGTCAGTTTCACTTTCAAAAGGTCGAAATATGTCAAACAGACAAAGTGATGACTTGTGCAGCATTTGTTCAGATGGTGGGGAGCTTCTCCTTTGTGATTCCTGCCCAAGAGCTTTTCACAGAG AGTGTGTTGGCTTTACTACTATCCCAAGGGGAACTTGGTGTTGTCGGTATTGTGAGAATAGACAACAGAGAGAAAGTTCTTTGGCATATAACCACAATGCAATAGCTGCTGGGAGGATTGACGGAATTGATCCAATGGAACAAATATTTACAAGGTCCATACGCATTGCCACAACACCAGTGACTGGATTTGGTGGCTGTGCACTGTGCAG GCTCCATGATTTCAGCAAAAAGAAATTCAGTGCGAGAACTGTGCTGCTCTGTGACCAA TGTGGGAGGGAATTCCATATTGGTTGCCTGAAGGAACACAATATGGCTGATTTGACG GCCTTGCCTGAGGGAGCATGGTATTGTACTGCAGACTGCGTTAGGATCAGCGAGACACTGAAGGACTTACTTAGCCGTGGAGCAGAGCCTATTTCTTCTGTAGATGTAGAAATTATAAAGAGGAAATATGAACAGAAAGCTCTAAATAAAGATGGAGATCTTGATGTTAGATGGAGGGTTTTGAAGGACAAAAGTTCAGCAGACAGTAAATTGGTTCTCTCCAAAGCAGTTGCAATTTTCCAT GAATCATTTGATCCCATTATCCAAATTGCTACTGGGCGAGACCTTATTCCAGCCATGGTTTACGG GAGGAGTGTAAGGGATCAAGATTACACAGGAATGCATTGTGCTGTATTAACTGTTGG CAACACTGTAGTATCTGCGGGTCTTTTCCGTGTTATGGGTAGTGAAATTGCGGAGCTACCCTTGGTTGCTACAAGTAGAGATAGTCAAGGCTTG GGGTATTTCCAAGCGCTGTTTGGCTGCATAGAACGATTGTTGGCATCTCTGAAGGTGAAACATTTTGTGCTGCCAGCTGCAGATGAAGCGGAGTCTATCTGGACACAGCGGTTTGGATTCGTGAAGATAACCCAAGACGAG CTGCGTGAGTACCTCAAGGGTGGGCGAACAACCGTGTTCCAGGGAACATCAACCCTGCACAAGCTGGTCCCAAAATTGGATGGCTAG
- the LOC127777101 gene encoding ABC transporter G family member 28-like isoform X1, whose amino-acid sequence MGMAAVLLLSFLLLAAPAAAIDILRRSLAAQTKGDLASITAGNPLVANAMNDRLKNLTDAFAQQMGKEFHYCIKDTDDEWNIAFNFSTDPTFLSNCMQATDGDVPQRVCTAAEMKFYFESFLDSNGRKNYVRPNKNCNLTSWMDGCEAGWACSAGPDQNINLQDAVNFPSRTLDCRGCCAGFFCPHGLTCMIPCPLGAYCPESTLNKTTGICDPYNYQPPPGKPNHTCGGADRWADVVSTDDVFCPAGFYCPSTIKKLSCSSGFYCRKGSTSQTKCFHKGSCKPNSVNQDITIFGALLVGALSLVLLIIYNFSGQLLTNREKKQAKSREAAARHAKETAMARERWKSAKDVAKKHAVGLQSSLSRTFSRKKTLRTHEPSKGAVETDVEPSKGSGEKKSNLTDMMRSLEENPEKGEGFNVEIGEKKKTKGRHAHTQSQIFKYAYGQIEKEKAMEQQNKNLTFSGVISMATDEDIRTRPRIEIAFKDLTLTLKGSKKKLLRSVTGKLMPGRVAAVMGPSGAGKTTFLSAIAGKATGCETTGMVLINGKMEPIRAYKKIIGFVPQDDIVHGNLTVQENLWFNARCRLSADMSKADKVLVVERVIEALGLQAVRDSLVGTVEQRGISGGQRKRVNVGLEMVMEPSVLILDEPTSGLDSSSSLLLLRALRREALEGVNISMVVHQPSYTLYKMFDDLILLAKGGLTVYHGPVKKVEEYFSGLGIVVPDRVNPPDYYIDILEGIVKPNANVAVNAKDLPLRWMLHNGYEVPRDMLQSGSDAESSFRGGGDLTPGGDTGQSIAGEVWGNVKDIVGQKKDEYDYNKSSQNLSNRCTPGILRQYKYYLGRCGKQRLREARIQGVDYLILGLAGICLGTLAKVSDETFGALGYTYTVIAVSLLCKIGALRSFSLEKIHYWRERASGMSSLAYFMSKDTIDHFNTIIKPIVYLSMFYFFNNPRSSIWENYVVLVALVYCVTGIGYTFAIFFQPGSAQLWSALLPVVLTLIATQQKDTFFANLCYTKWALEGFVIANAQRYSGVWLITRCGSLLKSGYDINDRFLCILVLAANGVLFRCVAFFCMVIFQKH is encoded by the exons ATGGGCATGGCGGCCGTCCTgctcctctcctttctcctcttggccgcccccgccgcggccaTCGATATCCTCCGGCGCTCCCTCGCCGCGCAGACCAAAGGAGACCTCGCCTCCATCACCGCTGGGAACCCCCTCGTCGCCAATGCCATGAACGACCGCCTCAAGAACCTCACCGACGCATTTGCTCAGCAGATGGGCAAGGAGTTCCACTACTGCATCAAGGACAC GGACGACGAGTGGAATATCGCCTTCAATTTCTCCACTGATCCCACCTTCCTCTCCAACTGCATGCAGGCCACCGATG GAGACGTACCGCAGCGTGTGTGCACCGCCGCTGAGATGAAGTTCTACTTTGAAAGCTTCCTCGACAGCAATGGAAGAAAGAACTACGTGAGGCCCAACAAGAACTGCAACCTCACATCATGGATGGATGGCTGTGAGGCTGGCTGGGCATGCAGTGCAGGCCCGGACCAGAATATCAACTTGCAGGATGCCGTTAACTTCCCTTCCAGAACACTTGATTGCCGAGGCTGCTGTGCTGGATTCTTCTGCCCTCACGGCCTCACATGCATGATAC CTTGCCCTTTGGGAGCATACTGTCCAGAATCTACCTTAAACAAAACCACCGGGATCTGTGACCC ATACAACTATCAGCCACCTCCTGGGAAGCCGAATCATACTTGTGGTGGTGCTGATAGATGGGCAGATGTTGTTAGCACCGATGATGTTTTCTGCCCAGCCGGCTTCTACTGTCCAAGCACTATAAAGAAACTCTCTTGTAGTAGTGG TTTCTATTGCAGGAAGGGATCAACTTCCCAAACCA AATGCTTCCACAAGGGCAGCTGTAAACCAAACTCTGTAAATCAGGACATTACAATATTTGGTGCATTGCTTGTG GGTGCCTTGAGTTTAGTACTGTTGATCATTTACAACTTCTCAGGGCAACTTCTGACCAACCGAGAGAAAAAGCAAGCAAAATCTAGGGAGGCTGCAGCAAGACACGCAAAAGAGACTGCCATGGCCCGTGAAAGGTGGAAATCAGCTAAAGATGTTGCCAAGAAGCACGCCGTTGGGCTGCAGTCATCGCTGTCCCGCACATTCTCGCGCAAGAAAACTCTTAGGACACACGAGCCATCCAAAGGAGCGGTTGAAACTGATGTGGAGCCATCGAAAGGATCAGGAGAAAAGAAGAGTAATCTTACTGACATGATGCGCTCGCTTGAAGAGAACCCGGAAAAAGGAGAAGGCTTCAATGTGGaaataggagaaaaaaagaaaactaaaggGAGGCATGCACACACTCAGAGCCAAATTTTCAAGTATGCATATGGACAGATTGAGAAGGAAAAGGCAATGGAACAGCAGAATAAAAATCTGACCTTTTCAGGTGTGATATCTATGGCCACCGATGAAGATATCAGGACAAGACCTAGAATTGAGATTGCTTTCAAAGACCTTACTCTAACCTTAAAGGGGAGTAAGAAAAAACTGTTAAGGTCTGTGACCGGAAAGCTTATGCCTGGTCGGGTAGCTGCTGTGATGGGCCCATCAGGTGCAGGGAAGACCACATTCTTGAGTGCAATTGCAGGTAAGGCAACTGGATGCGAGACAACAGGTATGGTACTTATCAATGGGAAAATGGAACCCATCCGTGCGTACAAGAAAATCATTGGCTTTGTCCCACAAGATGACATTGTCCATGGGAACTTGACTGTTCAGGAGAATCTGTGGTTTAATGCACGATGCAG GCTTTCCGCTGACATGTCAAAAGCTGACAAGGTTCTTGTTGTGGAAAGAGTTATCGAGGCTTTGGGACTGCAAGCAGTTCGTGATTCTTTGGTTGGAACTGTCGAACAGCGTGGCATCTCTGGTGGCCAGCGTAAACGAGTAAATGTTGGGCTAGAAATGGTCATGGAACCCTCTGTGTTGATTTTAGATGAGCCAACGTCTGGTTTGGACAGCTCTTCGTCTCTGCTTTTACTTCGTGCACTACGGCGGGAAGCTCTTGAAGGTGTGAACATCTCTATGGTGGTTCATCAACCCAG cTATACATTGTATAAGATGTTTGATGATTTGATACTTCTCGCGAAAGGTGGCTTGACGGTTTACCATGGACCTGTGAAGAAAGTGGAGGAATACTTTTCAGGATTGGGGATTGTTGTCCCAGATCGTGTGAACCCGCCAGACTACTACATAGACATCTTGGAGGGAATTGTGAAGCCAAACGCAAATGTTGCAGTTAATGCCAAAGATCTCCCTCTGCGATGGATGCTGCACAATGGGTATGAAGTTCCACGGGATATGCTGCAGAGTGGTTCTGATGCAGAATCGTCGTTTAGGGGAGGAGGGGATCTTACCCCTGGCGGTGACACTGGGCAGTCTATTGCTGGTGAAGTGTGGGGCAATGTCAAGGACATAGTTGGGCAGAAGAAGGATGAGTATGATTACAACAAATCTTCTCAAAACTTATCTAATCGATGCACTCCTGGCATTCTCAGGCAGTACAAATACTACCTGGGGAG GTGTGGCAAGCAAAGGCTCCGTGAAGCTAGAATACAAGGCGTTGACTATCTGATCCTGGGCCTTGCTGGTATATGTCTAGGGACATTAGCTAAAGTGAGCGACGAGACGTTTGGAGCACTCGGTTACACATACACTGTCATTGCCGTCT CTCTGCTGTGCAAGATTGGAGCGCTGAGATCATTCTCTCTGGAGAAGATACACTACTGGAGGGAGAGAGCATCTGGAATGAGCTCGTTGGCGTACTTCATGTCGAAAGACACAATAGATCACTTCAACACGATCATCAAGCCGATCGTTTACCTGTCcatgttctacttcttcaacaACCCAAGGTCGTCGATATGGGAGAACTACGTAGTTCTTGTGGCGCTGGTGTACTGCGTGACAGGGATCGGCTACACATTTGCGATATTCTTCCAGCCAGGATCGGCACAGCTG TGGTCAGCGCTGCTTCCGGTAGTGCTGACTCTGATAGCAACGCAGCAGAAGGACACCTTCTTCGCGAACCTGTGCTACACCAAGTGGGCGCTGGAAGGGTTCGTGATCGCGAATGCGCAGAGGTACTCGGGCGTGTGGCTCATAACGCGATGCGGCTCCCTCCTCAAGAGCGGCTACGACATCAACGACAGGTTCCTCTGCATTctcgtcctcgccgccaacGGTGTCCTCTTCCGCTGCGTCGCCTTCTTCTGCATGGTCATCTTCCAGAAGCACtga
- the LOC127777101 gene encoding ABC transporter G family member 28-like isoform X2 — MGMAAVLLLSFLLLAAPAAAIDILRRSLAAQTKGDLASITAGNPLVANAMNDRLKNLTDAFAQQMGKEFHYCIKDTDDEWNIAFNFSTDPTFLSNCMQATDGDVPQRVCTAAEMKFYFESFLDSNGRKNYVRPNKNCNLTSWMDGCEAGWACSAGPDQNINLQDAVNFPSRTLDCRGCCAGFFCPHGLTCMIPCPLGAYCPESTLNKTTGICDPYNYQPPPGKPNHTCGGADRWADVVSTDDVFCPAGFYCPSTIKKLSCSSGFYCRKGSTSQTKCFHKGSCKPNSVNQDITIFGALLVGALSLVLLIIYNFSGQLLTNREKKQAKSREAAARHAKETAMARERWKSAKDVAKKHAVGLQSSLSRTFSRKKTLRTHEPSKGAVETDVEPSKGSGEKKSNLTDMMRSLEENPEKGEGFNVEIGEKKKTKGRHAHTQSQIFKYAYGQIEKEKAMEQQNKNLTFSGVISMATDEDIRTRPRIEIAFKDLTLTLKGSKKKLLRSVTGKLMPGRVAAVMGPSGAGKTTFLSAIAGKATGCETTGMVLINGKMEPIRAYKKIIGFVPQDDIVHGNLTVQENLWFNARCRLSADMSKADKVLVVERVIEALGLQAVRDSLVGTVEQRGISGGQRKRVNVGLEMVMEPSVLILDEPTSGLDSSSSLLLLRALRREALEGVNISMVVHQPSYTLYKMFDDLILLAKGGLTVYHGPVKKVEEYFSGLGIVVPDRVNPPDYYIDILEGIVKPNANVAVNAKDLPLRWMLHNGYEVPRDMLQSGSDAESSFRGGGDLTPGGDTGQSIAGEVWGNVKDIVGQKKDEYDYNKSSQNLSNRCTPGILRQYKYYLGRCGKQRLREARIQGVDYLILGLAGICLGTLAKVSDETFGALGYTYTVIAVSLLCKIGALRSFSLEKIHYWRERASGMSSLAYFMSKDTIDHFNTIIKPIVYLSMFYFFNNPRSSIWENYVVLVALVYCVTGIGYTFAIFFQPGSAQLVSGQRCFR, encoded by the exons ATGGGCATGGCGGCCGTCCTgctcctctcctttctcctcttggccgcccccgccgcggccaTCGATATCCTCCGGCGCTCCCTCGCCGCGCAGACCAAAGGAGACCTCGCCTCCATCACCGCTGGGAACCCCCTCGTCGCCAATGCCATGAACGACCGCCTCAAGAACCTCACCGACGCATTTGCTCAGCAGATGGGCAAGGAGTTCCACTACTGCATCAAGGACAC GGACGACGAGTGGAATATCGCCTTCAATTTCTCCACTGATCCCACCTTCCTCTCCAACTGCATGCAGGCCACCGATG GAGACGTACCGCAGCGTGTGTGCACCGCCGCTGAGATGAAGTTCTACTTTGAAAGCTTCCTCGACAGCAATGGAAGAAAGAACTACGTGAGGCCCAACAAGAACTGCAACCTCACATCATGGATGGATGGCTGTGAGGCTGGCTGGGCATGCAGTGCAGGCCCGGACCAGAATATCAACTTGCAGGATGCCGTTAACTTCCCTTCCAGAACACTTGATTGCCGAGGCTGCTGTGCTGGATTCTTCTGCCCTCACGGCCTCACATGCATGATAC CTTGCCCTTTGGGAGCATACTGTCCAGAATCTACCTTAAACAAAACCACCGGGATCTGTGACCC ATACAACTATCAGCCACCTCCTGGGAAGCCGAATCATACTTGTGGTGGTGCTGATAGATGGGCAGATGTTGTTAGCACCGATGATGTTTTCTGCCCAGCCGGCTTCTACTGTCCAAGCACTATAAAGAAACTCTCTTGTAGTAGTGG TTTCTATTGCAGGAAGGGATCAACTTCCCAAACCA AATGCTTCCACAAGGGCAGCTGTAAACCAAACTCTGTAAATCAGGACATTACAATATTTGGTGCATTGCTTGTG GGTGCCTTGAGTTTAGTACTGTTGATCATTTACAACTTCTCAGGGCAACTTCTGACCAACCGAGAGAAAAAGCAAGCAAAATCTAGGGAGGCTGCAGCAAGACACGCAAAAGAGACTGCCATGGCCCGTGAAAGGTGGAAATCAGCTAAAGATGTTGCCAAGAAGCACGCCGTTGGGCTGCAGTCATCGCTGTCCCGCACATTCTCGCGCAAGAAAACTCTTAGGACACACGAGCCATCCAAAGGAGCGGTTGAAACTGATGTGGAGCCATCGAAAGGATCAGGAGAAAAGAAGAGTAATCTTACTGACATGATGCGCTCGCTTGAAGAGAACCCGGAAAAAGGAGAAGGCTTCAATGTGGaaataggagaaaaaaagaaaactaaaggGAGGCATGCACACACTCAGAGCCAAATTTTCAAGTATGCATATGGACAGATTGAGAAGGAAAAGGCAATGGAACAGCAGAATAAAAATCTGACCTTTTCAGGTGTGATATCTATGGCCACCGATGAAGATATCAGGACAAGACCTAGAATTGAGATTGCTTTCAAAGACCTTACTCTAACCTTAAAGGGGAGTAAGAAAAAACTGTTAAGGTCTGTGACCGGAAAGCTTATGCCTGGTCGGGTAGCTGCTGTGATGGGCCCATCAGGTGCAGGGAAGACCACATTCTTGAGTGCAATTGCAGGTAAGGCAACTGGATGCGAGACAACAGGTATGGTACTTATCAATGGGAAAATGGAACCCATCCGTGCGTACAAGAAAATCATTGGCTTTGTCCCACAAGATGACATTGTCCATGGGAACTTGACTGTTCAGGAGAATCTGTGGTTTAATGCACGATGCAG GCTTTCCGCTGACATGTCAAAAGCTGACAAGGTTCTTGTTGTGGAAAGAGTTATCGAGGCTTTGGGACTGCAAGCAGTTCGTGATTCTTTGGTTGGAACTGTCGAACAGCGTGGCATCTCTGGTGGCCAGCGTAAACGAGTAAATGTTGGGCTAGAAATGGTCATGGAACCCTCTGTGTTGATTTTAGATGAGCCAACGTCTGGTTTGGACAGCTCTTCGTCTCTGCTTTTACTTCGTGCACTACGGCGGGAAGCTCTTGAAGGTGTGAACATCTCTATGGTGGTTCATCAACCCAG cTATACATTGTATAAGATGTTTGATGATTTGATACTTCTCGCGAAAGGTGGCTTGACGGTTTACCATGGACCTGTGAAGAAAGTGGAGGAATACTTTTCAGGATTGGGGATTGTTGTCCCAGATCGTGTGAACCCGCCAGACTACTACATAGACATCTTGGAGGGAATTGTGAAGCCAAACGCAAATGTTGCAGTTAATGCCAAAGATCTCCCTCTGCGATGGATGCTGCACAATGGGTATGAAGTTCCACGGGATATGCTGCAGAGTGGTTCTGATGCAGAATCGTCGTTTAGGGGAGGAGGGGATCTTACCCCTGGCGGTGACACTGGGCAGTCTATTGCTGGTGAAGTGTGGGGCAATGTCAAGGACATAGTTGGGCAGAAGAAGGATGAGTATGATTACAACAAATCTTCTCAAAACTTATCTAATCGATGCACTCCTGGCATTCTCAGGCAGTACAAATACTACCTGGGGAG GTGTGGCAAGCAAAGGCTCCGTGAAGCTAGAATACAAGGCGTTGACTATCTGATCCTGGGCCTTGCTGGTATATGTCTAGGGACATTAGCTAAAGTGAGCGACGAGACGTTTGGAGCACTCGGTTACACATACACTGTCATTGCCGTCT CTCTGCTGTGCAAGATTGGAGCGCTGAGATCATTCTCTCTGGAGAAGATACACTACTGGAGGGAGAGAGCATCTGGAATGAGCTCGTTGGCGTACTTCATGTCGAAAGACACAATAGATCACTTCAACACGATCATCAAGCCGATCGTTTACCTGTCcatgttctacttcttcaacaACCCAAGGTCGTCGATATGGGAGAACTACGTAGTTCTTGTGGCGCTGGTGTACTGCGTGACAGGGATCGGCTACACATTTGCGATATTCTTCCAGCCAGGATCGGCACAGCTGGTAAG TGGTCAGCGCTGCTTCCGGTAG